TCCCGAAAATCTCGCCCCTCTTCCCAGCTTTGCAGGGCGTTGCGCTGCACTACCTCGTAGGCGGTGGTTCGGTTCAGGCCGGACTCGATCAAAAAGCCCAGTACCCGCTGGGAGTACACCAGCCCTCGGGTCAGGTGCAGGTTGTGGGCAATGCGCGCCTCGTAGACCACCAACCCCTGCAAAACCCGCTTGAGGCGGCGTAGCATGTAGTGGGCCAGGGTGGTGGAGTCGGGTAGAATCACCCGCTCCACCGAGCTGTGCGAGATGTCGCGCTCGTGCCAGAGAGCCACGTTCTCGAGCTCGGCTTGCAGATTGCTGCGCAACAGCCGGGCCAGCCCCGAGATATTTTCCAGCGCCACCGGGTTTTTCTTGTGGGGCATGGAAGAGGAGCCGGTCTGCTTGTAGCTGAAAGGCTCCTGGGCTTCCAGCACCTCGGTGCGCTGCAAATGCCGCAGCTCCACGGCGATACGCTCTATGTTGGCTCCCAGAATGGCCAGGGCCCCCATCAGTTCGGCATGGCGGTCGCGCGGCACTACCTGGGTGGAAACCGGCTCGATCTGAAAACCCAGCTTCTGCGCTACCCAGGCCTCCACGGCGGGCTCCACATGGGCATAGTTCCCCACCGAGCCGGAAATCATGGCCACCCGGATGCCTTCGCGGGCTTTCTGCAGGCGTTCGCCGTCCCGCAACAAGGCCGCATAAAACGCTAAAAAGCGCAGCCCAAAGCTGGTGGGCTCGGCATGTACGCCGTGGGTGCGCCCCACCGCAGGCAGGTGCTTGTACCGGATGGCCAGGTTCTTGAGGGCCTCCTGCACCTGTGCCAGTTCCTGCTCGAGCAGGCCCAGGGCTTCCGAGAGCAAAACGTTCTGGGCGGTGTCCACCACATCGGTGCTGGTCAGGCCCAGGTGGAGCCAGCGGGCTACTTCGGCGTCGCCGGTCCATTCGGTCAGGGCGCGGGTAAAGGCCACAATGTCGTGCCGGGTCTCGGCCTCGATTTCGTCTACCCGTTTTGCGAAAGCCGCATCAATCGGTTTCTGATGTAGCGCGTCGCGCAAGCGCTGGGCGGTTTTGGGCGGAACCTGGCCCAGGCTTTCCCAGGCCTCCAGGGTCAGAATCTCCACCTCGGCCCAGGTCTGGTACTTGCGGGCCTCGCTCCACAAAGCCTGCATCTCGGGGGTTTGGTAGCGTTCAATCATGGTCTTTTTGTCCAGAACACAGCGCCAAACTGCCCGACTGGAACCCAGTCAGGCGCTACACCTCTCCGTGGTGGCGTAGGGAGATGGGGTACGGTTTTTTCACTCGGAATCCCTTGCTCTTCATGGCCTCACGGGACCATCTGGTGAGCAACGTCAAGAGACTATCACGCCCTGGAGATAGGGGCAACCTCTAGGGGAATGCAGATGCTGGCTTTATTTTCACAATGCCGGGTTACTATTGGGGCTATGGTGCGTGCGGTTTTGTTTGATGTGGGCGACACCCTTATTCTGGGGCATCCCAAATTCTGGCTCTGGCCGATTCTGGAAGCCAAAGGCATCGCCCAAAAAGCCGATCTGGCTCGGCTGCCCCAGG
This window of the Meiothermus sp. CFH 77666 genome carries:
- the purB gene encoding adenylosuccinate lyase, whose product is MIERYQTPEMQALWSEARKYQTWAEVEILTLEAWESLGQVPPKTAQRLRDALHQKPIDAAFAKRVDEIEAETRHDIVAFTRALTEWTGDAEVARWLHLGLTSTDVVDTAQNVLLSEALGLLEQELAQVQEALKNLAIRYKHLPAVGRTHGVHAEPTSFGLRFLAFYAALLRDGERLQKAREGIRVAMISGSVGNYAHVEPAVEAWVAQKLGFQIEPVSTQVVPRDRHAELMGALAILGANIERIAVELRHLQRTEVLEAQEPFSYKQTGSSSMPHKKNPVALENISGLARLLRSNLQAELENVALWHERDISHSSVERVILPDSTTLAHYMLRRLKRVLQGLVVYEARIAHNLHLTRGLVYSQRVLGFLIESGLNRTTAYEVVQRNALQSWEEGRDFRELLEADPACPLKGEALARAFDPGYFLRHVDTIYARFGL